The Campylobacterota bacterium sequence CGCCGATCACCCCGGAAGAGGCGCAGCGGCTCGAATCGACCCCTTCGCGCGATATTCTCGCGTCCGTGAAGCCCAAAGAGGCCAACGATCTCTACCCCGCCGCACTCGGTTGTTATCCCGAGCTGAGTGAAAAAGAGGGATGGTTCTTTTCGGGGAGCGGAAGCAGTTTTTTTAAAATCAAGGATGAGTAACCATGGGTGAAACGATCGCCACCAATAAAAAAGCTTTTTTTGACTACCACATCGAAGAGAAGTTCGAAGCGGGACTCGAACTGATGGGGAGCGAAGTCAAAGCGATCCGTGCGGGGCGCGTCAACCTCAAAGACGGCTTTGTGAAAATCGTCAAAGGGGAAGCCTTCGTTTTCAACGTTCACATCGGCCACCTCGAAACGACCCACCGCCATTACGGCCACGAAGAGCGCCGGGCACGCAAACTTCTCCTGCACAAAAAACAGATCGACAAAATGTTTAAAGCGGTTGAGAAAGAGGGATTTACCCTGGTTCCGCTCAGCCTCTACTTCAACGACCGCAACATCGCCAAAATGCAGGTGGCGATCGTCAAAGGGAAAAAACTTTACGACAAACGCGAAGACCTCAAACAAAAAGACATCAAACGCGATATCGAAAGAGCCCTGAAGGGGGAATGACGCTCGGCACGAAACGCTCGTAGAATGGGCGTTCAAACAAAGAATGAAACGGAAGTTTTTCGAAGGAAGAAGAGAAAAGGTGCCGCCGAAGAAGCGGCGGAAAATTATTTGCGGAGTTCTTTAATACGTGCTGCTTTACCGGCAAGGTCACGGAGATAGAACAATTTGGCGCGGCGTACGCGGCCACGGCGAAGAACTTCGATTTTCTCGAGGCTGTCGCTGTAGATCGGGAAGATACGCTCGA is a genomic window containing:
- the smpB gene encoding SsrA-binding protein SmpB; translation: MGETIATNKKAFFDYHIEEKFEAGLELMGSEVKAIRAGRVNLKDGFVKIVKGEAFVFNVHIGHLETTHRHYGHEERRARKLLLHKKQIDKMFKAVEKEGFTLVPLSLYFNDRNIAKMQVAIVKGKKLYDKREDLKQKDIKRDIERALKGE